A genomic window from Bacillus mesophilus includes:
- the coaBC gene encoding bifunctional phosphopantothenoylcysteine decarboxylase/phosphopantothenate--cysteine ligase CoaBC, with translation MNKNILLCVSGGIAVYKAAALTSKLVQAGFQVKVIMTESATEFVTPLTFQALSRNPVFTDTFDEKEASVIAHIDLADWADLIVVAPATANIIGKLANGIVDDMLTTTIAATKAPVWIAPAMNVHMYENPAVKRNIEVLFKDGYRFVEPSEGYLACGYVGKGRLEEPETITSLVVDYFTVPFQPLKDLSILVTAGPTREKLDPVRFFSNSSSGKMGFAIAEQAAKLGAKVTLVTGPTHLTTTSNIKLERVESAEQMYQKVMDYFPGSDIVIKSAAVADYRPIQSANHKMKKQDGTLTIEFERTTDILKTLGSIKEDKLLVGFAAETDHIEEYAKKKLHAKNLDLVVANNVNQEGAGFQSDTNIVTIYGKDESIMELPMLSKQEVAQALLEKVEKLWREKQ, from the coding sequence ATGAATAAGAATATTTTACTATGCGTAAGTGGAGGCATTGCTGTTTATAAAGCTGCTGCTCTTACTAGTAAGCTAGTTCAAGCAGGATTTCAAGTAAAAGTTATTATGACTGAATCGGCAACAGAATTTGTCACACCATTAACGTTTCAGGCTTTATCACGTAATCCTGTATTTACCGATACTTTTGATGAAAAAGAGGCAAGTGTAATTGCTCATATTGACTTAGCTGATTGGGCGGATTTGATTGTAGTTGCTCCTGCTACTGCTAATATTATTGGTAAGTTAGCAAATGGAATTGTCGATGATATGCTCACGACAACAATTGCTGCAACAAAAGCACCAGTTTGGATTGCTCCCGCTATGAATGTACATATGTATGAAAACCCAGCAGTTAAACGTAATATAGAGGTTTTATTTAAAGATGGTTATCGTTTTGTTGAGCCTTCAGAAGGCTATTTAGCATGTGGTTATGTGGGGAAAGGTAGATTAGAAGAACCAGAAACGATTACGAGCCTGGTAGTTGACTATTTTACAGTACCATTTCAACCCTTAAAAGATTTATCCATACTTGTTACTGCGGGACCGACGAGGGAAAAGTTGGATCCAGTGAGGTTCTTTTCGAACTCATCATCTGGAAAGATGGGTTTTGCTATTGCAGAACAAGCTGCTAAACTAGGGGCAAAGGTGACCTTGGTTACTGGACCCACACATTTAACCACCACATCGAATATAAAGCTGGAAAGAGTTGAATCTGCAGAACAAATGTATCAAAAGGTGATGGACTATTTTCCAGGCTCCGATATTGTGATTAAATCTGCAGCAGTAGCAGATTATCGTCCGATTCAGTCTGCTAATCATAAGATGAAGAAACAGGATGGGACGTTAACCATTGAATTTGAAAGAACAACAGATATTCTTAAAACTCTTGGTTCAATAAAAGAGGACAAGTTGTTAGTGGGCTTCGCAGCAGAGACTGACCACATTGAGGAGTATGCGAAGAAAAAGCTTCATGCCAAGAATCTAGACCTGGTTGTAGCTAATAATGTTAACCAAGAAGGTGCTGGTTTTCAAAGTGATACCAATATTGTTACCATCTATGGAAAAGATGAATCAATTATGGAGCTGCCCATGCTATCTAAACAAGAGGTAGCACAAGCCTTATTAGAAAAAGTTGAAAAACTTTGGAGAGAAAAGCAATGA
- a CDS encoding nuclease-related domain-containing protein — MRIQKREIPIHIRRLEALSRRLMKSHPAFHKVHENLLRQRAGYQGEKAIDYYLKYLPKEEYLVLHGLRLFDGVGYFQIDYLIISKSFILVIEVKNIFGTLLFDPEFNQCIRISQDKEEGFKDPILQVERQKNQLI, encoded by the coding sequence TTGAGAATACAAAAACGAGAAATCCCTATTCATATAAGAAGATTAGAGGCGTTATCAAGGAGATTAATGAAAAGTCATCCAGCATTTCATAAAGTTCATGAGAATCTACTGAGGCAGAGAGCCGGATACCAAGGGGAAAAAGCAATAGACTACTATTTGAAATATTTACCAAAGGAAGAGTATTTGGTCTTGCACGGACTAAGGTTGTTCGATGGAGTAGGTTATTTTCAAATTGATTACCTTATAATTTCCAAAAGTTTTATTTTAGTAATTGAAGTTAAAAATATATTCGGTACGTTACTATTTGATCCAGAATTTAATCAATGTATTCGTATTTCTCAAGATAAAGAAGAAGGGTTTAAAGACCCTATACTCCAAGTAGAGAGACAAAAAAACCAACTTATTTAA
- the priA gene encoding primosomal protein N', translating to MNIAKVIVDVPARQTDRAFDYLIPEDYYGLVQPGVRVIVPFGPRSLQGFVVGVESSSNVEKLKAITQLLDIEPILNEELLQLGKWVTEQTLSYQISSFQAMLPAALKAKYEKEVELIKPEQLSFMPVTLQKLFQQSLTVSWGNIENEPGLMKSIQKEIGNGNVEVNYVVKARGKKKTHKVLFFNSTNEEARTLLDTMSSQAARQKEVIEFFLDKQIKEVPRITLKNELSTTDSPIKALIEKGILTEKDKEIYRDPHANREFKRTQPLPLTEEQSNAIIPILHSIEHNQHQTYLLYGVTGSGKTEVYLQSIEEVLKKGQQAIVLVPEISLTPQMVERFKGRFGSSVAVLHSGLSIGEKYDEWRKIYRKEVNVVVGARSAVFAPFENLGIIIIDEEHESSYKQEENPRYHARDVAIYRGSFHQCPVVLGSATPTLETFARAKKGLYELLPLSKRMHDKGMPAVDIVDMREELREGNRSMFSSLLFEKLQDRLEKKEQTVLFLNRRGYSTFIMCRDCGFVVTCPECDISLTYHRSQQLVKCHYCGYEEPVVKQCPSCQSDHIRFFGTGTQKVEEEIGKLLPEARIIRMDVDTTSRKGSHEKLLTAFGEGKADILLGTQMIAKGLDFPRVTLVGVLTADTMLHLPDFRSSEKTFQLLTQVSGRAGRHELPGEVVIQTYTPEHYSVELASQHNYQDFYLREMGIRKLHQYPPFFYVTLITVSHPEITKVVAVTEKISTYLRSNLSSQTIVLGPAASPIPRIKNRYRYQCMIKYKDEPQLRSYLKDLMDHYQKEMQQELQITIDMNPYMIM from the coding sequence ATGAATATTGCAAAGGTAATTGTTGATGTTCCAGCTAGACAAACGGATCGCGCATTTGATTATCTGATCCCAGAAGATTATTACGGACTTGTTCAACCTGGTGTGCGAGTGATCGTGCCTTTTGGTCCTAGGAGTCTTCAGGGGTTTGTTGTAGGTGTAGAATCTAGCTCAAACGTTGAGAAACTGAAAGCAATTACTCAGTTACTAGATATTGAGCCTATTCTAAATGAGGAGCTCCTACAATTAGGAAAGTGGGTTACAGAACAAACACTGAGCTATCAAATTTCATCCTTTCAGGCCATGCTCCCTGCAGCATTGAAAGCAAAATATGAAAAAGAAGTAGAATTAATTAAGCCTGAACAACTTTCATTTATGCCAGTTACCTTACAAAAATTATTTCAACAGAGTCTAACGGTTTCATGGGGGAATATTGAGAATGAACCAGGGCTTATGAAATCTATTCAGAAGGAAATAGGTAACGGCAATGTTGAGGTTAATTATGTAGTAAAAGCGAGAGGTAAGAAAAAAACACATAAGGTCTTATTCTTTAATTCTACTAATGAAGAGGCTAGAACATTACTAGATACCATGTCTTCTCAAGCTGCACGTCAGAAAGAAGTGATTGAATTTTTTCTAGATAAACAGATTAAAGAAGTGCCACGAATTACTCTTAAAAATGAATTATCCACGACTGATTCGCCGATTAAAGCTCTAATCGAAAAGGGGATTCTAACCGAAAAAGATAAGGAAATTTATCGTGATCCTCATGCTAATCGAGAATTCAAAAGGACGCAACCATTACCCTTAACTGAGGAACAATCAAACGCTATTATTCCGATCTTACATTCTATTGAACATAATCAACATCAAACCTATTTATTATACGGTGTTACTGGAAGTGGAAAAACAGAGGTTTATCTTCAATCTATTGAAGAAGTGTTAAAAAAGGGCCAGCAAGCGATTGTACTAGTTCCTGAAATTTCATTAACACCTCAAATGGTTGAACGATTTAAGGGGAGATTTGGTTCAAGTGTGGCTGTATTACATAGTGGACTTTCTATTGGTGAGAAATACGATGAATGGCGGAAGATTTACCGCAAAGAAGTTAATGTGGTTGTTGGTGCTAGATCTGCTGTGTTTGCTCCATTTGAAAACTTAGGAATCATTATTATCGACGAAGAGCATGAGTCAAGCTATAAGCAGGAAGAAAACCCAAGATATCATGCAAGAGATGTAGCGATATACCGAGGTAGTTTTCATCAGTGTCCCGTTGTGTTAGGAAGTGCGACACCAACTTTAGAAACCTTCGCCAGAGCGAAGAAAGGTTTGTATGAGCTACTACCTTTATCAAAGCGCATGCATGATAAGGGAATGCCGGCAGTCGATATTGTTGATATGAGAGAAGAATTAAGAGAAGGAAACCGATCCATGTTCTCTTCGCTCTTATTTGAAAAATTACAGGATCGCTTAGAGAAGAAAGAGCAGACTGTATTGTTTTTAAATCGTCGAGGCTATTCTACTTTTATAATGTGTAGGGATTGCGGGTTTGTTGTTACTTGTCCCGAGTGTGATATTTCCCTTACCTATCACCGATCTCAACAGTTAGTAAAATGTCATTATTGTGGCTATGAAGAACCAGTTGTAAAACAATGTCCTTCATGCCAAAGTGATCATATTCGTTTTTTCGGAACCGGCACTCAAAAGGTAGAGGAAGAAATCGGAAAACTCTTACCTGAGGCACGTATTATTAGAATGGACGTGGATACAACTAGTAGAAAAGGATCTCATGAAAAGCTATTAACAGCTTTTGGTGAGGGAAAAGCCGATATTTTACTAGGAACACAGATGATTGCGAAAGGGTTAGACTTTCCTAGAGTTACTTTAGTCGGAGTGCTGACTGCGGATACTATGCTTCATCTTCCAGATTTTAGGTCTAGTGAAAAGACCTTTCAGCTATTAACTCAGGTTAGTGGGAGAGCAGGTCGTCATGAACTTCCTGGTGAAGTAGTTATTCAAACCTACACACCAGAGCATTATAGTGTCGAGCTTGCTAGTCAACATAATTATCAGGATTTTTACTTAAGAGAAATGGGGATTAGGAAACTGCATCAATACCCACCATTCTTTTATGTTACATTGATTACAGTAAGTCATCCTGAAATTACTAAGGTAGTAGCTGTTACAGAAAAGATATCAACCTATTTACGATCAAATCTTTCAAGTCAAACAATAGTCCTTGGACCTGCTGCATCTCCCATACCTCGGATTAAAAATAGATATCGATATCAATGCATGATAAAATACAAGGATGAACCGCAGCTTAGATCCTATTTGAAGGATTTAATGGATCATTATCAGAAAGAAATGCAACAGGAACTTCAAATCACGATTGATATGAACCCATATATGATTATGTAG
- the gmk gene encoding guanylate kinase produces the protein MNERGLLIVLSGPSGVGKGTVRKAIFNEEDTKLQYSISMTTRSPRDGEVDGVDYFFKSREEFEELIKKDKLLEWAEYVGNYYGTPVDYVEETLQKGQDVMLEIEVQGALQVRKAFPEGLFIFLAPPSLNELKSRIQTRGTESEDLINNRMTVAKEEIEMMDAYDYVVENDKVEFACERIKSIVVAEHCRRERVANRYKRMLEVE, from the coding sequence ATGAATGAAAGAGGGTTACTAATTGTCCTTTCCGGACCATCTGGTGTAGGGAAGGGAACTGTAAGGAAGGCAATCTTTAACGAAGAGGATACGAAGCTACAATACTCTATTTCAATGACTACCCGCAGTCCACGTGATGGCGAAGTTGATGGTGTTGATTATTTCTTTAAATCACGTGAAGAATTCGAAGAACTTATAAAAAAAGACAAACTGCTTGAATGGGCCGAATATGTAGGGAACTACTACGGGACACCTGTAGATTATGTCGAGGAAACGTTACAAAAAGGTCAGGATGTTATGCTTGAGATAGAGGTTCAAGGGGCATTACAAGTACGTAAGGCTTTTCCTGAAGGTTTATTTATCTTCTTAGCGCCACCAAGTCTAAATGAGTTGAAGAGTCGTATCCAAACAAGAGGGACAGAGTCTGAGGATCTAATCAATAATCGGATGACGGTTGCTAAGGAAGAAATTGAAATGATGGATGCATACGACTATGTAGTGGAAAATGATAAAGTCGAGTTTGCCTGTGAACGAATTAAATCGATCGTTGTTGCAGAGCATTGTCGTCGTGAACGTGTGGCTAATCGATATAAAAGAATGCTGGAGGTTGAATAA
- a CDS encoding calcium-translocating P-type ATPase, SERCA-type produces MKWYELRTEDVEKQVNTNYEKGLTTKEVKKRLEQFGFNELKEAEKPNMFLLFLAQFKDFMVLVLLAATLISGLLGEYIDAIAIIAIIIINGFLGFFQERKAEKSLDALKELSAPQVMVKRDGSWVKIASSELVVGDVVKFASGDRISADIRILNSSSLEIEESALTGESLPVQKKTNSISGQDVGIGDQENMAFMGTMVTRGSGVGVVVATGMNTAMGQIADLLQSAETMITPLQRKLEQLGKILITVALILTAIVVLLGVLQGHDVYSMFLAGVSLAVAAIPEGLPAIVTVALSLGVQRMIKNNAIVRKLPAVETLGCASVICSDKTGTMTQNKMTVTHLWSGGKTWTVSGTGYEPDGRFYEGEDIIQPKDVKSLHQLLTFGLLCNNADIRQKKKDFALDGDPTEGALVVSAMKAGLTRTLLQEQFVIEKEFPFDSNRKMMSVIVRDPNGKRFVVTKGAPDVLIQNSESILWDHKQQFLSTRLKDEVEGAIEELGAQALRTIAVAFKALGPSETVYNEIDAEKNLIFIGLQGMIDPPRPEVKLAVKECKEAGIRTVMITGDHIITAKAIATQLGILPLGGKVVEGKELANMSVEELEDIVEDVYVFARVSPEHKLKIVKALQNNGHIVAMTGDGVNDAPAIKASDIGIAMGITGTDVAKEASSLVLLDDNFATIKAAIKEGRNIYENIRKFIRYLLASNVGEILVMLFAMLLALPLPLVPIQILWVNLVTDGLPAMALGLDQAEGDVMKRAPRNPREGVFARGLAWKIVSRGFLIGGVTLAAFMIVYSNQPDNLMYAQTVAFATLVMAQLIHVFDCRSDRSIFHRNPFENMYLVFAVISSIILMLIVIYYPPLQPVFHTTDIMLRDWLLILGLSAIPTFLLAGSMLFRRRA; encoded by the coding sequence ATGAAATGGTATGAGCTGCGTACAGAGGATGTGGAAAAACAAGTAAATACAAATTATGAGAAAGGATTAACGACGAAAGAGGTAAAAAAACGTCTTGAGCAATTTGGCTTTAATGAACTAAAGGAAGCAGAGAAGCCTAACATGTTCTTATTGTTTCTAGCTCAGTTTAAGGATTTTATGGTGCTTGTTTTATTAGCTGCAACTCTAATATCAGGCTTACTGGGAGAATACATTGATGCAATTGCTATCATTGCTATCATTATAATTAATGGTTTTCTAGGATTCTTTCAGGAACGTAAAGCAGAAAAGTCCTTAGATGCACTAAAAGAGCTGTCTGCTCCCCAAGTGATGGTCAAGAGAGATGGAAGTTGGGTTAAGATAGCTTCGTCTGAGCTGGTTGTGGGGGATGTTGTTAAGTTTGCCTCAGGTGACCGGATTAGTGCAGATATTCGAATTCTTAATTCGAGTAGTTTAGAAATCGAAGAATCAGCCTTAACAGGGGAATCCTTACCAGTCCAAAAGAAAACCAATTCCATTAGTGGTCAAGATGTAGGGATTGGTGACCAAGAAAACATGGCATTCATGGGTACAATGGTTACGAGAGGTTCAGGTGTAGGTGTCGTTGTGGCAACAGGAATGAATACAGCAATGGGCCAAATCGCTGACCTATTACAATCCGCTGAAACGATGATTACTCCTCTTCAACGAAAGCTTGAACAGCTTGGAAAGATTTTAATCACAGTTGCATTAATTTTAACTGCTATTGTAGTTCTCCTAGGAGTGCTGCAAGGTCATGATGTGTACAGCATGTTCCTTGCCGGGGTATCTCTAGCTGTTGCAGCAATACCTGAAGGGCTGCCTGCAATTGTAACGGTGGCGTTATCACTTGGTGTTCAACGAATGATTAAAAATAATGCGATTGTTAGAAAGCTTCCTGCAGTTGAGACGCTTGGTTGTGCTTCTGTTATTTGTTCCGACAAGACAGGAACGATGACTCAAAACAAGATGACCGTTACCCACCTTTGGTCAGGTGGCAAAACATGGACAGTTTCAGGAACTGGCTATGAACCAGATGGTCGTTTCTATGAAGGTGAAGATATCATTCAACCGAAAGACGTAAAGTCTCTTCATCAGCTCCTTACCTTTGGATTGCTTTGTAATAATGCCGATATAAGACAAAAGAAAAAGGACTTTGCATTGGATGGTGATCCGACAGAAGGAGCTTTAGTCGTATCAGCCATGAAAGCTGGACTAACTAGAACACTGCTTCAAGAGCAATTTGTCATTGAAAAAGAATTTCCTTTTGACTCTAATCGAAAGATGATGTCTGTCATTGTTCGTGATCCAAACGGAAAGAGATTTGTCGTAACAAAGGGTGCTCCGGATGTTCTCATTCAAAATAGTGAATCGATTTTATGGGACCACAAGCAGCAGTTTCTATCTACTCGTCTAAAGGATGAGGTTGAGGGTGCTATTGAAGAATTAGGAGCACAGGCACTTCGTACAATCGCTGTTGCGTTTAAGGCATTAGGTCCATCAGAGACTGTTTATAATGAAATCGATGCAGAGAAGAACTTAATTTTTATTGGTCTACAAGGTATGATTGATCCTCCAAGACCTGAGGTAAAACTAGCTGTAAAAGAATGTAAAGAGGCTGGTATCCGTACAGTCATGATTACTGGAGATCATATCATCACGGCAAAAGCAATTGCTACTCAGCTTGGCATTCTACCACTTGGTGGGAAAGTGGTGGAAGGTAAAGAATTAGCTAATATGTCTGTTGAGGAATTAGAGGACATTGTAGAAGATGTATATGTCTTTGCACGTGTTTCCCCTGAACATAAGCTAAAAATAGTTAAGGCACTTCAAAATAACGGACATATCGTTGCGATGACTGGTGATGGTGTTAACGATGCACCAGCAATCAAGGCATCTGATATTGGAATTGCGATGGGGATTACTGGAACAGATGTAGCCAAAGAAGCTTCTTCGCTTGTGCTACTTGATGATAACTTTGCAACCATCAAGGCAGCAATTAAAGAAGGACGAAATATATATGAAAATATTCGAAAGTTCATTCGATACCTACTTGCTTCAAATGTAGGAGAAATCTTAGTCATGTTGTTTGCAATGTTACTAGCACTTCCTCTACCGTTAGTACCGATTCAAATTCTATGGGTAAACCTAGTAACGGATGGTTTACCGGCAATGGCTCTTGGCCTTGATCAGGCCGAGGGAGATGTGATGAAACGCGCACCACGGAATCCAAGGGAAGGTGTGTTTGCAAGGGGACTTGCTTGGAAAATTGTCAGCCGTGGATTTTTAATTGGTGGTGTCACCCTTGCTGCATTTATGATTGTCTATTCTAATCAGCCTGATAATCTGATGTATGCCCAAACAGTGGCATTTGCTACATTAGTTATGGCTCAATTAATTCATGTGTTTGATTGTAGAAGTGACCGCTCCATTTTTCACCGTAATCCGTTTGAAAATATGTATCTAGTCTTTGCGGTTATTTCATCCATCATCTTAATGCTCATTGTTATTTACTATCCACCACTTCAACCTGTCTTCCATACAACAGATATCATGCTGAGAGATTGGTTATTGATCTTAGGCTTATCAGCAATTCCAACATTTTTACTTGCTGGATCGATGCTGTTTAGAAGACGTGCTTAG
- the remA gene encoding extracellular matrix/biofilm regulator RemA: MSIKLINIGFGNIVSANRIIAIVSPESAPIKRTIQEARDRSMLIDATYGRRTRAVIITDSEHIILSAVQPETVAQRFVNKEDLSDEG; this comes from the coding sequence ATGAGTATAAAGTTAATTAACATAGGTTTTGGAAACATCGTTTCAGCTAATCGAATCATTGCGATTGTTAGTCCTGAATCTGCACCAATTAAGAGAACCATTCAGGAAGCACGTGACAGAAGTATGCTGATTGATGCTACATATGGGAGACGTACCCGCGCGGTTATTATCACAGACAGTGAACATATTATATTATCTGCGGTGCAACCGGAAACTGTTGCACAGCGATTTGTAAATAAAGAAGATTTATCTGATGAAGGGTAG
- the def gene encoding peptide deformylase — protein sequence MDKLTILTYPNAILQRRCNQVRIFDKVLRKLLSDMKKTMIEADGVGLAAPQVGIEQQIAIVEDDEGKIIALINPVILEQTGSQVGPEGCLSFPGLFGEVERPSRIKVRAQDRFGKYFTLQAEDYFARVILHEIDHLEGILFPSKALSLYNEETL from the coding sequence ATGGACAAATTAACCATTCTAACCTATCCAAATGCAATTCTTCAAAGGCGTTGTAATCAGGTTAGGATTTTTGATAAAGTACTAAGAAAGTTATTAAGTGATATGAAAAAGACGATGATAGAAGCAGATGGAGTTGGCTTAGCAGCTCCACAAGTCGGAATTGAGCAACAAATTGCCATTGTAGAGGATGATGAAGGCAAGATCATCGCCCTCATAAATCCCGTTATACTTGAACAAACAGGAAGTCAAGTTGGTCCAGAAGGCTGCTTAAGTTTTCCGGGCCTTTTTGGTGAAGTGGAGCGACCTAGTAGAATAAAAGTACGTGCACAGGATCGTTTTGGGAAGTATTTCACACTTCAAGCAGAGGATTATTTTGCACGAGTAATCTTACATGAAATCGATCATCTAGAGGGAATCTTATTTCCCTCCAAAGCGTTAAGTTTATATAATGAAGAAACGTTATAA
- the rpoZ gene encoding DNA-directed RNA polymerase subunit omega, which yields MLYPSIDTLMNKVDSKYKLVTVAAKRARNLQDKHALLLDKTVSHKYVGKALEEISAGVLGAKAHQAKTIEEETQEFLR from the coding sequence ATGTTATATCCATCTATTGATACGTTAATGAACAAGGTTGATTCAAAATACAAATTGGTAACAGTTGCAGCTAAGAGAGCAAGAAATCTACAAGATAAGCATGCTTTATTACTAGATAAAACAGTTTCTCATAAATATGTGGGGAAAGCGTTAGAAGAGATTTCGGCTGGAGTGTTAGGCGCAAAAGCTCATCAAGCTAAGACTATAGAAGAAGAAACACAAGAATTCTTACGATAA
- the fmt gene encoding methionyl-tRNA formyltransferase — MLKIVFMGTPDFSVPVLQRIIEEGHQVIGVVTQPDRPKGRKRELTPPPVKVEALKHNIPVFQPEKIREQSQYEQVINWGADLIVTAAFGQILPKALLEAPRLGCINVHASLLPELRGGAPIHYSIIQGKKKTGVTIMYMVEKLDAGDILSKVEVDISETDHVGTLHDKLSIAGAELLANTIPELIKGTINPIQQNEEEATFAFNIKREQERINWEHKGEVIYNHIRGLHPWPVAYTHLDGQVLKVWWGEKLIAPSEGKPGEVIRIDDDGIVVATGNDIAIKITELQPSGKTRMSGEQFLRGAGASLTAGILLGDEHENNS, encoded by the coding sequence ATGCTGAAAATAGTATTTATGGGGACACCTGATTTCTCAGTTCCAGTATTACAAAGGATAATTGAAGAAGGACATCAAGTTATTGGAGTGGTAACACAACCAGATCGTCCAAAAGGTAGAAAACGAGAATTAACACCGCCCCCAGTAAAAGTAGAAGCTCTAAAGCATAATATACCAGTGTTTCAACCTGAGAAAATTAGAGAACAATCACAGTACGAACAAGTGATTAATTGGGGTGCCGATTTGATTGTAACAGCAGCCTTTGGACAAATTTTGCCTAAGGCTTTGTTAGAAGCCCCTCGATTAGGCTGTATTAATGTTCATGCATCTTTATTGCCGGAACTCCGTGGTGGTGCTCCCATTCATTATTCAATTATCCAAGGGAAGAAAAAGACGGGTGTAACCATCATGTATATGGTAGAAAAACTTGATGCCGGCGATATCTTATCAAAGGTTGAAGTAGACATTTCCGAGACAGATCATGTGGGAACATTGCATGATAAATTAAGTATTGCAGGTGCTGAACTATTAGCTAATACCATTCCTGAACTAATTAAAGGTACTATTAATCCAATTCAACAAAATGAAGAGGAAGCTACCTTTGCTTTTAATATTAAAAGAGAGCAGGAACGCATTAATTGGGAGCATAAAGGTGAAGTTATTTATAACCATATTCGTGGATTACATCCGTGGCCTGTTGCTTATACACATTTAGATGGTCAGGTTTTAAAGGTATGGTGGGGAGAAAAACTTATTGCACCATCAGAAGGAAAACCTGGTGAGGTGATCCGGATTGACGACGATGGAATTGTTGTCGCAACTGGAAACGATATAGCGATAAAGATAACAGAATTACAGCCTTCTGGAAAAACGAGAATGAGTGGAGAACAATTTCTACGTGGAGCAGGGGCTAGCTTAACAGCAGGTATCCTGTTAGGAGATGAACATGAAAACAACAGCTAA
- a CDS encoding YicC/YloC family endoribonuclease, with product MLTSMTGFGRIHKQFSDYSITVEMKSVNHRFCEVNIRIPRQMMLVEEKIKKLILTYIQRGRVEVFISIDGSTLSSKEVQIQWELVEQYYQALQEAKQRFDLLGGEIKLEDLFQHPEFTTIVEKEMTNQQLEQDLLQIVEKAVLQLMEMRREEGKGLLQDIIRNLEYIQISTQAVEKLSPKVVLQYRDRLQKKMAEFSDGFIDEARLLNEVAILADKVDINEEVTRINSHISQFYKTIDGEEQVIGRKLDFLVQELNREINTIGSKANDVTIAEHVVNMKTKLEKIKEQVQNIE from the coding sequence TTGCTAACTAGTATGACTGGTTTTGGACGTATACATAAGCAGTTTTCCGATTATTCAATCACAGTTGAAATGAAATCTGTGAATCATCGGTTTTGTGAAGTAAATATACGAATCCCTAGGCAAATGATGCTTGTTGAAGAAAAGATAAAGAAATTAATTCTTACATACATACAACGAGGGCGTGTCGAGGTTTTTATTAGTATTGATGGAAGTACTCTCAGCTCCAAAGAAGTTCAGATACAGTGGGAGTTGGTAGAACAATATTATCAGGCATTACAAGAGGCAAAGCAAAGGTTCGACCTTCTAGGAGGAGAAATCAAACTAGAAGATTTATTCCAACATCCAGAGTTTACAACCATTGTTGAAAAAGAAATGACTAATCAACAGCTAGAACAGGATCTGTTACAGATTGTAGAAAAAGCTGTTCTTCAATTAATGGAAATGAGACGAGAAGAAGGAAAAGGATTATTACAAGATATTATAAGAAATCTTGAGTATATTCAAATTAGTACTCAAGCAGTGGAAAAGCTTTCACCAAAGGTTGTGCTTCAATATAGAGATCGACTTCAAAAGAAAATGGCTGAGTTTTCAGATGGTTTTATTGATGAGGCAAGGCTCTTGAATGAAGTGGCTATTTTAGCTGATAAAGTAGATATAAATGAGGAAGTGACAAGAATCAATAGTCATATCTCTCAATTTTATAAAACGATTGACGGAGAAGAGCAAGTGATCGGTAGAAAGCTTGACTTTCTAGTTCAAGAATTAAACCGTGAAATTAACACAATTGGTTCAAAAGCGAATGATGTTACCATAGCTGAGCATGTTGTCAATATGAAGACGAAGCTCGAAAAGATTAAAGAACAGGTGCAAAACATTGAATAA